In the Palaeococcus pacificus DY20341 genome, one interval contains:
- a CDS encoding glycosyltransferase family 2 protein, which yields MDKKRLVVLLPAFNEEDTIGMVIDEIPFEKLQNLGYDIKIVVANGPSTDRTEEIAKKKGAVVYNIAKGGKARDVKHALNMIDFHYDYLVMLDADYTYPSEHIYDVVKALERYDVVIGSRLKGKIEDGAMPKVNKFGNMMLSLMANILYDKRVSDVCTGMWGFRKYVLDSIEIDADGFDLEANLYVESAKKGFKIGEVPINYRRRPNKPKLGNGSSLGAVKTGLKIGWYLVRKRIK from the coding sequence ATGGATAAAAAAAGGCTGGTGGTGCTGCTTCCGGCGTTTAATGAGGAAGACACTATTGGAATGGTTATAGACGAAATCCCTTTTGAGAAACTGCAAAATTTGGGATATGATATCAAAATTGTTGTGGCAAATGGTCCGAGCACAGATAGAACAGAAGAAATCGCCAAGAAAAAAGGAGCAGTTGTGTATAATATCGCAAAGGGCGGAAAAGCAAGGGATGTAAAACATGCTCTTAATATGATTGATTTTCATTATGATTATCTCGTTATGCTCGATGCGGATTATACATATCCTTCTGAGCATATCTATGATGTAGTCAAAGCTTTGGAAAGGTACGATGTTGTTATAGGCTCAAGACTGAAAGGAAAGATTGAGGACGGTGCAATGCCTAAAGTCAACAAGTTCGGAAATATGATGTTAAGTTTAATGGCGAATATTTTGTATGACAAACGAGTAAGCGATGTGTGCACGGGTATGTGGGGTTTTAGAAAGTATGTTCTAGATTCAATTGAAATCGATGCCGATGGTTTTGACCTTGAGGCAAACCTTTATGTCGAGAGCGCAAAGAAAGGCTTTAAAATTGGAGAAGTCCCAATCAATTATAGAAGAAGGCCCAATAAACCTAAGCTTGGAAATGGATCAAGTTTAGGTGCGGTTAAGACAGGACTGAAGATTGGATGGTACCTAGTTAGAAAGAGAATTAAATAA
- a CDS encoding glycosyltransferase produces MESRISYLAQIFAKNKEILIIEPSDLKDYEESYNRVYFYAFDFIKIKNMRLGSYFLSLNPFYYYALFRYLKKHHPSIILISQPWGIFSTYLVVKKIFGLNSSIIQDSHNVESEYAKIIIKDNNIPKVIKLFYLITIGFIEKLSLNYADYILAISHKNKKTFIEKYRAIPEKIVVIPPLVNVEKRPKVKKSKENKHQVWAVFHGIYRTVQNREAIDIIKNRLTREFRKYKNFQFIIFGKGVPKMNNGTLISLGFIEDIYSVLRECDIAVVPLVSGEGVKLKVLDYMAVGLPIVTTKKGAEGLELVSGKHAIIVDDVNEEFIKAIEYLIENPKIRRKLGYNARKIAEKKYEWKKDRR; encoded by the coding sequence GTGGAAAGTAGAATATCCTATCTTGCCCAAATATTTGCCAAAAATAAAGAAATCCTAATTATTGAGCCATCAGACTTGAAAGATTATGAAGAAAGTTATAACAGAGTTTATTTCTATGCATTTGATTTTATAAAAATAAAGAACATGCGTCTGGGATCATATTTTTTATCTTTAAATCCATTTTATTACTATGCACTTTTTAGATATCTAAAAAAACATCACCCTTCAATTATCCTAATAAGTCAGCCCTGGGGAATTTTTTCTACTTATTTAGTTGTAAAGAAAATTTTTGGGCTTAATTCTTCTATTATACAAGATTCCCATAATGTTGAAAGTGAGTATGCAAAAATTATTATAAAAGACAATAATATCCCAAAAGTAATCAAACTATTTTATCTTATCACCATAGGCTTTATTGAGAAATTATCCCTAAATTATGCTGATTATATATTGGCAATAAGCCATAAAAATAAAAAAACATTCATAGAAAAATACAGGGCAATCCCAGAAAAGATAGTCGTTATTCCACCACTTGTTAATGTTGAAAAAAGACCAAAAGTCAAGAAGAGTAAAGAGAACAAGCATCAAGTTTGGGCTGTATTTCATGGCATCTATAGGACAGTTCAAAACAGAGAAGCTATTGACATTATAAAAAACAGACTCACAAGAGAGTTTAGAAAATATAAGAATTTCCAATTCATAATTTTTGGCAAGGGAGTTCCTAAGATGAATAATGGCACATTGATATCCCTTGGATTTATTGAGGATATTTATAGTGTCCTTAGAGAATGTGATATTGCTGTTGTACCATTAGTAAGTGGCGAAGGTGTTAAGCTTAAGGTCTTGGACTATATGGCTGTTGGTTTGCCGATAGTAACGACTAAAAAAGGCGCTGAGGGGTTAGAGTTGGTAAGTGGTAAGCATGCAATAATAGTAGATGACGTGAATGAAGAGTTCATAAAAGCTATTGAATATTTAATTGAAAATCCCAAAATAAGAAGAAAACTAGGGTATAATGCAAGAAAAATAGCTGAGAAGAAATATGAGTGGAAAAAAGATAGGAGATAA
- a CDS encoding glycosyltransferase family 4 protein, with protein sequence MNILVLSPKPPWALGGVERVVKETTLRIAKTREINIEIWCKGSKNEILFWNGIKVRVFKSFFGLSLTLIGELKRAQKEFDVIHIHGTSNLYPLEVLMAIENWSKVVVSSHYHPQGSTLLFRLTKPIYDKFIVSQYLNKAKKIICVSNTEKNILLDTFKLSRDKMRIIYNGVPIEKIKKFRNKRKILHDKVCILYFGRLEKYKNVHILIKSLRYLPESFILTIVGDGSYKRELEYLTKRINLKNRVKFLGVLSEEELYTTLHSCHIIVNLSNIEAFGLMVVESLVANKPVIVNNKLGLRELAEYFTESIVPINEPTPEDVVRAIRMLSSKRKVKVRGLKNFKWERIAKLYYVLYKSELKREGGAE encoded by the coding sequence ATGAATATTTTAGTTCTCTCTCCTAAACCTCCATGGGCTCTAGGTGGGGTTGAAAGAGTAGTTAAGGAAACTACACTTCGCATAGCCAAAACGAGGGAAATAAATATTGAAATATGGTGCAAAGGATCCAAAAATGAAATCTTGTTCTGGAATGGAATAAAAGTTAGAGTATTCAAATCTTTTTTTGGACTTAGTCTAACTTTGATTGGGGAGCTAAAAAGGGCACAAAAAGAATTTGATGTTATTCACATTCATGGAACCTCAAATCTATACCCTCTCGAGGTGTTAATGGCTATAGAAAACTGGAGTAAAGTAGTTGTTTCCTCTCATTATCATCCACAAGGGAGCACTCTACTGTTTAGATTAACAAAGCCAATTTATGATAAATTCATTGTTTCTCAGTATCTTAACAAAGCTAAGAAGATTATCTGCGTTTCAAACACTGAAAAGAACATCCTATTAGATACCTTCAAATTATCAAGAGACAAAATGAGAATCATATACAATGGGGTTCCAATAGAGAAAATTAAGAAATTCAGAAACAAAAGAAAAATACTGCATGATAAAGTTTGTATTCTATATTTTGGGAGATTAGAGAAATATAAAAATGTGCATATCCTTATAAAATCCTTAAGGTATCTTCCAGAGTCCTTTATTCTTACTATTGTAGGCGATGGTTCATATAAAAGAGAATTAGAATATCTCACAAAAAGAATAAATTTAAAAAATAGAGTAAAATTCCTAGGGGTGCTTTCTGAAGAGGAGTTATATACCACACTACATTCTTGCCATATAATTGTTAATTTATCCAATATCGAAGCTTTTGGACTTATGGTTGTGGAAAGTTTAGTTGCTAATAAACCAGTAATAGTTAATAATAAGCTGGGGCTTAGAGAGCTGGCAGAGTACTTTACTGAAAGCATCGTCCCAATTAATGAACCTACACCTGAAGATGTTGTTAGAGCTATCAGAATGTTGTCTTCAAAAAGAAAAGTCAAGGTAAGAGGACTAAAAAATTTTAAGTGGGAAAGAATCGCAAAATTGTATTATGTCCTTTACAAAAGCGAATTAAAGAGGGAAGGTGGGGCAGAATGA
- a CDS encoding glycosyltransferase family 4 protein: MKILQVGSGIPPDFIGGAEIYMYNLAKEISRSHEVHVVYPTYAKTIKQPQIVSKIYGNLHIHTLQIPQFALFKAIQIKNTYTNKSIEQKFMDFLIHIKPDVIHFHNLWRFRSAKLIDVAHQLNIPAVITLHDYWFLCPFSTMINYKNNICDMPEPDKCYRCWVEKLSANTPVKQLRPFLKFTLKRLNHPQDFKKRNEFLKHMLLTVDKIIAPSRFLRKMLIRYDVPEGKIIYLENGYNLDEFKGFKKRAKDTDKIIFGFVGRVSKEKGLHILVDAFMDIPEDKAELRIYGNYDPNSEYIKELLEKIKSKKNIKLMGRFKDVREPYSEIDVLVFPSIWYENCPLVLAEARATKTPVIASNLGAIPGFVKDGKTGLLFRPRDSKDLYEKIMRIIENPWLIKKFKKNIKPPKSMKEHAKEIESLYISLLAGR; encoded by the coding sequence ATGAAAATTCTACAAGTCGGTTCGGGAATTCCCCCAGATTTTATTGGAGGAGCCGAGATTTATATGTATAATTTGGCAAAAGAGATAAGTAGATCGCATGAAGTTCATGTAGTTTACCCCACATATGCAAAGACGATTAAACAACCCCAGATTGTTAGCAAAATATACGGCAACCTTCATATACACACTCTGCAAATTCCACAGTTTGCATTGTTTAAGGCAATTCAAATAAAAAATACATATACCAACAAAAGCATAGAACAAAAGTTCATGGATTTTTTAATTCACATAAAACCAGATGTAATTCACTTTCATAATTTGTGGAGGTTCAGGTCAGCCAAATTAATTGATGTTGCCCACCAATTAAATATTCCAGCAGTCATCACTCTTCATGATTACTGGTTTTTATGTCCATTTTCCACTATGATTAATTATAAAAATAATATTTGTGATATGCCTGAACCAGATAAGTGTTATAGATGTTGGGTTGAAAAACTCTCCGCAAATACTCCAGTTAAGCAATTAAGACCTTTTTTGAAATTCACATTAAAAAGGCTCAATCACCCCCAAGACTTCAAAAAAAGGAATGAATTTTTAAAACATATGCTTTTAACTGTTGACAAAATTATAGCCCCTTCAAGGTTCTTAAGGAAAATGCTCATTAGATATGATGTGCCAGAGGGGAAAATAATATACTTGGAAAATGGATACAATCTAGACGAATTCAAGGGATTTAAGAAAAGAGCGAAAGATACTGACAAAATTATTTTTGGATTTGTTGGACGGGTTAGCAAAGAAAAAGGTCTCCACATTTTAGTTGATGCATTTATGGATATACCTGAAGACAAAGCAGAGTTAAGGATTTATGGAAATTACGACCCAAACTCAGAATATATCAAAGAACTTCTGGAAAAAATAAAAAGCAAGAAAAATATAAAGCTTATGGGTAGGTTTAAGGATGTGAGAGAACCATACTCGGAAATTGATGTTCTAGTGTTCCCTTCAATATGGTATGAGAACTGTCCTTTAGTTTTAGCGGAAGCACGAGCTACTAAAACTCCTGTTATAGCCTCAAACTTGGGTGCAATCCCAGGATTTGTAAAAGATGGAAAAACGGGATTATTATTTAGGCCGAGAGACTCAAAAGATTTATACGAGAAAATCATGCGTATTATCGAAAATCCATGGTTAATAAAGAAATTCAAGAAGAACATAAAACCTCCAAAGAGCATGAAAGAGCATGCAAAAGAGATAGAAAGCTTGTATATATCATTACTCGCTGGAAGGTGA
- a CDS encoding alkaline phosphatase family protein — translation MNEHLKIVIIGLDGASKTTVQLVGLKKDTIYDFISTIPPYTPPAWTSIFTGVNPAKHGIIGWQKIDINTLKTKLVTSHDVKYSRLSELLDTSGLKSIVINLPMTYPFSGIVNKNNTIIVSDWAAPEQTIYPKKLSQTYKEYLINPPHDWASHIENKKEYASLVKEYIQIRLNFYYELLEKEDWDLFFVVFSETDWFSHIYPHILEGKDKGLVAPIFKILYKFIQDAQETADITFVVSDHGFEIKNKVFYVNSALAKGGFISYSKTKLKLARLVNKVFPKSLLKRAVESSNAPSNILEATLNPEKTHAFMPPEPTTWGMYTKDASIKEKVKQYLQNFEEIKTIVESSKLYNGPHVDNLPSLFIIPAKGVEYSYKLSEKITEAKYMADHEIHGIFSVTGKGISEDINFSRLPTVYDIAPTILHIFGLPIPNDMDGRVLIEIFEEDSEFAKRKPKYVDPSYYEKRQEDEKLKKAIKNLKLKGKI, via the coding sequence ATGAATGAGCACTTGAAAATAGTCATAATTGGCCTTGATGGCGCAAGTAAAACAACAGTCCAACTTGTTGGACTAAAGAAGGATACGATTTATGATTTCATATCAACAATCCCCCCATACACTCCCCCAGCATGGACTTCAATTTTTACTGGAGTTAATCCAGCAAAACACGGCATAATTGGATGGCAAAAGATTGATATTAATACACTAAAAACAAAGCTTGTTACTTCACATGATGTTAAATATTCCCGATTATCAGAACTTTTAGATACTTCGGGACTGAAGAGTATAGTGATAAATCTTCCAATGACATATCCTTTTTCTGGAATAGTCAATAAGAATAACACAATTATCGTTTCTGACTGGGCGGCTCCTGAACAGACAATCTATCCTAAAAAGCTATCTCAGACATATAAAGAATACCTTATCAACCCACCACACGATTGGGCGAGCCACATTGAAAACAAAAAAGAATACGCTTCACTTGTCAAGGAATATATCCAAATTAGACTTAATTTTTACTATGAATTGCTGGAGAAAGAAGATTGGGATTTATTTTTTGTAGTGTTTAGCGAAACAGATTGGTTCTCACATATATATCCGCATATTCTGGAAGGGAAAGACAAGGGGTTAGTTGCTCCCATTTTTAAGATCCTTTATAAGTTCATACAAGATGCCCAAGAAACTGCAGATATAACATTTGTAGTTAGCGACCATGGATTTGAGATTAAAAACAAAGTATTTTATGTTAACTCCGCCCTCGCTAAGGGTGGATTTATTAGCTACAGTAAAACCAAGCTTAAGTTGGCAAGATTAGTTAACAAAGTATTTCCGAAATCTTTACTCAAGAGAGCAGTTGAATCTTCAAATGCTCCCTCTAATATTCTTGAAGCAACACTAAACCCTGAGAAAACTCACGCCTTTATGCCCCCAGAGCCCACAACATGGGGAATGTATACTAAAGATGCGTCAATAAAAGAGAAAGTCAAGCAGTATCTTCAAAATTTCGAAGAAATCAAAACGATCGTTGAATCAAGCAAACTCTATAACGGCCCACATGTTGATAACCTACCCTCATTATTCATTATTCCTGCTAAGGGTGTGGAATATTCATACAAGCTCTCGGAGAAGATAACTGAAGCAAAGTACATGGCCGACCATGAAATTCATGGCATTTTCTCAGTCACTGGAAAAGGAATTTCCGAAGATATTAACTTTAGTAGGTTGCCAACTGTTTATGATATTGCCCCAACAATCCTCCACATCTTTGGCTTACCAATTCCAAACGATATGGATGGAAGAGTTTTAATAGAAATTTTTGAAGAAGATTCGGAATTCGCTAAAAGGAAACCAAAATATGTTGACCCAAGCTACTATGAGAAAAGACAAGAAGATGAAAAGCTTAAAAAAGCAATCAAAAACCTAAAACTAAAAGGCAAAATCTAA
- a CDS encoding flippase: MSEASQALQRIAKGTGIVFFGTVFWLFFEFLSRAIIARHYSTSEYGVFNLALTVLSIALVIATLGFQNSLPREVAFYREKEPSRVRDLISTALIIVAVNSIIWVIVLILGAEDIAQIFNETRLAYALKIVAFALPFSALIGTIIPISQGFGRVREKVYFQNVVYPTLFLIFVIAGALLNLPFAYVFFAYIAAQAFTLLALIFDVLKVKLFEFKTSLDLKLGRGLIVFSLPLLFTGLLGFVMTWADTLMLGYYKSSEVVGLYNAASPLAKLLPIFLGSASFLYVPIASRLYAQEKIGEMGRVYQILTKWVFLLTLPLFAVMFLFPEATIGFFFGAKYTSAAPALRILALGFMFHTFLGLNGWSLIIVKESKFISFSTFIAAVFNIILNALLIPPYGMKGAAVATAVSYFISNVLNSFRLYRRTKIHPFSWNYVKPLVISFVLLGLIQSLHLRVPSIWYAILILAVFLLIYFFLVLLSKSIDKEDIELFLAIEKKLGVDSGIIKRVLRRFV, encoded by the coding sequence ATGAGCGAAGCAAGCCAAGCTCTGCAGAGGATTGCTAAAGGGACGGGGATTGTATTTTTTGGAACTGTATTTTGGTTGTTTTTTGAGTTTTTGAGCAGGGCAATAATAGCGAGGCATTATTCAACTTCTGAATATGGTGTTTTTAATTTAGCATTGACTGTTTTGAGTATTGCTCTTGTAATAGCTACGCTTGGCTTTCAAAATTCTCTTCCTAGGGAAGTTGCATTTTATAGGGAGAAAGAGCCTTCGAGAGTTAGAGATTTGATTTCAACAGCTTTGATAATTGTAGCAGTGAACAGCATAATTTGGGTGATAGTTTTAATTCTTGGTGCTGAGGATATTGCTCAAATTTTTAATGAAACGAGGTTAGCTTACGCTTTGAAAATAGTGGCTTTTGCTTTGCCGTTTTCGGCTTTAATTGGAACGATAATTCCGATCTCCCAGGGTTTTGGAAGGGTTAGGGAGAAAGTGTATTTTCAGAACGTGGTTTATCCCACACTGTTTTTAATCTTTGTTATAGCTGGAGCTCTCTTAAACCTCCCCTTTGCTTATGTTTTCTTCGCATACATTGCTGCTCAGGCTTTCACGCTTTTAGCCTTGATTTTTGATGTCCTGAAGGTTAAGCTCTTTGAGTTTAAGACTTCGCTGGATTTAAAGCTCGGGAGAGGGTTAATTGTCTTTTCTCTTCCCCTGCTGTTTACTGGACTTTTAGGCTTTGTAATGACGTGGGCTGATACTTTAATGCTTGGTTATTACAAGTCTTCTGAAGTTGTAGGGCTTTATAATGCTGCTTCTCCCTTAGCTAAACTGCTTCCAATATTTTTAGGCTCTGCATCGTTCCTTTATGTCCCGATAGCGTCACGACTCTATGCCCAGGAGAAGATTGGAGAGATGGGCAGAGTTTATCAGATTTTGACTAAGTGGGTGTTCTTGCTTACTCTTCCCCTCTTTGCAGTGATGTTTCTCTTTCCCGAGGCTACAATAGGATTCTTCTTTGGAGCTAAGTATACTTCAGCGGCACCAGCACTTCGGATTTTAGCGTTAGGTTTTATGTTTCACACTTTCTTAGGTTTAAATGGATGGAGCTTGATAATAGTAAAGGAGAGCAAGTTTATTTCTTTTTCTACATTCATTGCAGCAGTCTTTAACATCATTTTAAATGCTCTGCTGATCCCTCCTTATGGCATGAAAGGTGCGGCTGTTGCCACTGCTGTTTCCTACTTTATTTCCAATGTCTTGAATTCTTTTAGGCTTTATCGGAGAACCAAAATTCATCCCTTTAGTTGGAATTACGTGAAGCCGTTAGTTATTAGTTTTGTGTTGTTGGGACTGATTCAGAGTTTGCACTTGAGGGTGCCAAGTATATGGTATGCAATTCTAATTTTAGCTGTTTTTCTTTTGATATACTTCTTCTTAGTTTTACTCAGTAAGAGTATTGATAAAGAGGATATTGAACTGTTCTTGGCGATAGAAAAGAAATTAGGAGTGGATTCAGGAATAATAAAAAGAGTGTTGAGAAGATTTGTTTAG
- a CDS encoding oligosaccharyl transferase, STT3 subunit — MRNEKFEKVVNLSGRILEPRYALSFVVIIAAIFRLLPLRYHYLFGYDPYFHLAYIEESLRAGYWINFYPLASAPWGQLFDNSWHPLGFYATPVFVWKLLKIFGVSLYDAFRVTAPIFGVLTVAFFYLAVLNFYGKKEAFFSSFFLAIMYGHVFRSMANYYRGDNYMLFWYSVALFGISLAFKYKRRAWRYKRYMFYLIPAFASGFASAFWTAYYPIFLFLLGNAMFLAIGAFILDKRNYFKHSIALTLSTALGVLFANYLGGHLRYGMLGGKKWLAKKLVEKFGLNLGRIKDVYLLIHLKYLVPLALLVILVLMMISRVIKDKKQRAVLILIFSIVGVLLVFSKFEILKELSSGFGIFKESPILETQHSTFSDLWSAYNIGMLLSLLFILRLTPKRVKIADFLSLGLIFPSIYMIYTWTRFLFIGSMAVALMSGAGLIALYEQLSAFNLDKRKILALNLSIVILLSMGFAIGFSRVKAERPLINDHWVGSLTWLENNSYENDIVLAWWDYGAWVEYYARRGTVAQMVPNQGVARYLLGDLSERWAMNSGVDYIIVSYDTALKFSAVLDTVNVSKEDHALVVLPLVSKFGTLLFEKDGYKIVAQPGERWQILVNAGGQVFSPREVFLEYRNNLTKLTFKGEKVGNAYIYINLNYGYAVLMSEKTFNTTLAKLMFTDEYAKDYELVYSDGGYIKIFKFKHPNVVVERNNSEIIFKFENATGTDLGVFAYLENGTLVFEKWYPVKDLKEFELPAEVNGTIIRYIYSKKKTVLDRGVFRIDGR, encoded by the coding sequence ATGAGGAACGAGAAGTTTGAAAAGGTAGTGAACTTGAGTGGGAGAATACTCGAGCCGAGGTATGCGCTTTCTTTTGTGGTGATTATTGCTGCGATATTTAGGCTTCTCCCATTGAGATATCACTACCTTTTCGGTTATGACCCCTATTTTCACTTGGCTTACATTGAGGAGAGCTTGAGGGCTGGGTATTGGATTAACTTTTATCCTTTGGCTAGTGCTCCTTGGGGACAATTGTTTGATAATTCATGGCATCCTCTGGGCTTTTATGCAACTCCAGTTTTTGTTTGGAAACTTTTGAAGATTTTTGGAGTCTCTTTATATGATGCATTTAGGGTGACAGCACCAATTTTTGGTGTTTTAACAGTAGCTTTCTTTTATTTGGCAGTGCTCAACTTCTACGGAAAAAAGGAGGCGTTTTTCTCCTCATTCTTCCTTGCGATAATGTATGGGCACGTTTTTAGGTCAATGGCCAATTATTACCGCGGTGATAATTACATGCTTTTCTGGTACAGCGTGGCTTTGTTTGGGATTTCATTGGCGTTTAAATACAAAAGGAGAGCTTGGAGATACAAACGTTATATGTTCTATTTAATTCCAGCTTTTGCAAGTGGGTTTGCGAGCGCTTTTTGGACAGCGTATTATCCGATATTTCTCTTTTTGCTTGGAAATGCCATGTTTTTAGCAATCGGGGCGTTTATTTTGGATAAAAGGAATTATTTCAAGCATTCGATTGCTTTAACACTCTCCACAGCTCTTGGTGTTTTATTTGCTAATTATCTCGGTGGGCATCTTAGATATGGAATGCTTGGAGGGAAGAAATGGCTTGCTAAAAAATTAGTCGAGAAATTTGGTTTAAACTTAGGCAGAATTAAGGATGTTTATCTATTAATCCACTTGAAATACCTTGTCCCATTGGCTTTGCTTGTGATTCTCGTACTCATGATGATTAGTAGAGTTATAAAGGATAAAAAACAGAGGGCTGTACTTATTTTGATATTCTCCATTGTGGGAGTGCTTTTAGTGTTCAGTAAGTTTGAAATATTGAAGGAGCTTTCCTCGGGTTTTGGAATCTTTAAAGAATCACCTATCTTGGAGACACAGCATTCAACATTTTCTGACCTTTGGAGTGCATACAATATTGGGATGCTTCTCAGTCTCTTGTTCATTCTGAGACTTACACCAAAGAGAGTGAAAATTGCGGACTTTTTAAGCCTCGGTTTAATATTTCCAAGCATCTATATGATTTATACATGGACGAGATTCTTATTCATAGGTTCGATGGCAGTTGCATTAATGAGTGGGGCAGGACTAATTGCACTTTATGAACAATTGAGTGCTTTCAATTTAGATAAGAGAAAGATTTTGGCACTAAATCTCAGCATAGTGATTTTGCTTTCAATGGGCTTTGCCATTGGATTTAGTAGGGTTAAAGCAGAGAGGCCTTTAATTAACGATCATTGGGTTGGTTCTCTAACCTGGCTGGAAAACAACTCCTATGAAAACGATATTGTTTTAGCATGGTGGGATTATGGGGCTTGGGTTGAATATTATGCAAGGAGGGGAACTGTTGCACAGATGGTTCCGAATCAGGGTGTGGCTCGATACTTGTTGGGTGATTTGAGCGAAAGATGGGCCATGAACTCCGGCGTTGATTATATAATCGTTTCTTATGACACAGCCCTAAAGTTTAGTGCGGTTTTAGATACTGTCAATGTTTCAAAAGAGGATCATGCTCTGGTAGTTTTGCCCTTGGTTTCTAAATTCGGAACTCTGCTTTTTGAAAAGGATGGATACAAAATAGTTGCCCAGCCTGGTGAGAGGTGGCAAATTTTGGTAAACGCTGGTGGCCAAGTATTCTCGCCGAGAGAAGTCTTTTTAGAGTATAGGAACAACTTAACAAAGCTCACTTTTAAAGGTGAAAAAGTTGGAAATGCTTACATTTATATAAACTTAAACTACGGTTATGCTGTGTTAATGAGTGAGAAGACATTCAACACGACTTTAGCTAAACTCATGTTCACCGATGAGTATGCAAAGGATTATGAGCTAGTCTATTCGGATGGCGGATATATCAAGATATTTAAGTTCAAGCATCCAAATGTTGTTGTTGAAAGAAATAACAGCGAGATAATTTTCAAGTTTGAGAATGCTACGGGAACTGACTTGGGAGTGTTTGCGTATTTGGAGAACGGAACACTGGTCTTTGAGAAGTGGTATCCTGTAAAAGACTTGAAGGAGTTTGAGCTTCCGGCTGAAGTCAATGGGACAATTATTAGATATATCTACTCCAAAAAGAAAACGGTATTAGATAGGGGAGTTTTTAGGATTGATGGAAGATGA
- a CDS encoding DUF835 domain-containing protein, translating into MLDILLDGIEFVTIAGLFIILVLAVKFRRRFIEKYSRLKKFYDVILASITLDFVSEFFYLPDYIDFQLSEQQLEAIQTIGDSLYALSVLLFIIGFGYLFSTLLERYELIPIIMEFKEEKIKSEAVKQIPPGVYLCNTEIDCYSLFLEILKKRPGLIVSRRPPYIIRETFGLKETPVLWITKVDGENTIHPTRLEYLMQILVDFMKKENIPKAILLDGLEYLILENGFDPMFKVLTKLKDYAIINNTIILVPVIKHAYNEKEFALIAREFTNIREILTTNKRA; encoded by the coding sequence ATGCTGGATATACTCCTCGATGGTATTGAATTTGTAACAATAGCAGGTCTTTTCATCATTTTAGTTTTGGCAGTAAAGTTTAGAAGGCGATTTATTGAAAAGTATTCCCGATTAAAAAAGTTTTATGACGTAATTTTAGCCAGCATAACCCTCGACTTTGTGTCGGAATTCTTTTATCTCCCGGATTATATTGACTTTCAGCTTAGCGAACAACAGCTTGAAGCAATCCAAACAATAGGAGATTCACTCTATGCGTTATCGGTCTTATTATTCATAATCGGATTTGGATACCTCTTCTCAACACTCTTAGAGCGGTATGAACTAATTCCCATCATCATGGAATTTAAAGAAGAAAAAATAAAAAGTGAAGCTGTAAAGCAAATCCCGCCGGGAGTTTACTTGTGTAACACTGAAATAGATTGCTATTCTCTGTTTTTGGAAATCCTCAAAAAGAGGCCGGGATTAATAGTTTCCAGAAGACCTCCATATATTATTAGGGAAACATTCGGACTAAAGGAAACTCCTGTATTGTGGATCACCAAGGTTGATGGTGAAAACACCATTCACCCAACGCGGTTGGAGTATTTAATGCAGATCCTAGTCGATTTTATGAAAAAAGAAAATATTCCAAAGGCTATTCTGTTAGACGGTTTGGAGTATTTGATTCTAGAAAATGGTTTTGATCCAATGTTCAAGGTTCTAACCAAGCTTAAAGACTATGCGATTATAAATAACACAATAATTCTGGTTCCGGTTATTAAACACGCCTATAATGAGAAAGAATTTGCCCTAATAGCGAGGGAATTCACAAACATTCGTGAGATATTAACCACTAATAAGCGTGCCTAA